AAAATTCTAATAAATACGAGATAGTATCATCGGTTGCACCCGCTGCCTTTGCTATTTCATAAGTACTCATGTTAGTATTTTTGTCAGCAGAATTCCAAGCTAAATCATGAGATTTTTCTGTAAGTTCAGTAAAGCTAAGGTGATAATTTTCATCAAAACTCTCTTCTAGGAACTGAATATCAGATTGTGATAATTCATCAGGATCATAATGAGACTTTGCCGATACCTTATGGTCATTCATTAACTCTAAATGAGAAGAAAGAAAAGGTATATAATCTGACATATAATTGTCGTTTCCTTCTAAGGTTTGGATAAAGCGATAAGCTATTGAGGGAACAGGACCATACTTCATAGCTACATACCGATCTGTAGTCAATGGTCTACCATACGTGGCTAAACTTTTCTTCTCAGCAAAGTACATCATCTTAAAAAGTTTGTGTCTGCCAATAGGTTTTTCAGCCCTGTTCAATAGAAATAAAAGTGAATGAAGAATTACTAAATGTTCTTCGATGATTGACTTCATAAGTGCAAAAGTAAATGTATTTCTTTCAATAACAATAATCTAGCACTAGTCTGGTTTCCCCACCATCCAGAAATCAAGATGTTTCTTTACTAAATCTGCATTTTTGACGCGTACATAGACCTCATCTCCTAGAGTGTAGGTATTTTTTGTACGACGGCCTACTACGGCAAAGTCCTCTTCTACGTACTCATAGCTATCATCATCCAGATCACCCAGTCGTACCATTCCCTCACATTTGTTAGAAATGATCTCCACGTAA
This genomic interval from Nonlabens spongiae contains the following:
- a CDS encoding Panacea domain-containing protein, which gives rise to MKSIIEEHLVILHSLLFLLNRAEKPIGRHKLFKMMYFAEKKSLATYGRPLTTDRYVAMKYGPVPSIAYRFIQTLEGNDNYMSDYIPFLSSHLELMNDHKVSAKSHYDPDELSQSDIQFLEESFDENYHLSFTELTEKSHDLAWNSADKNTNMSTYEIAKAAGATDDTISYLLEFLELQKSSLITRAS